The following coding sequences are from one Coffea arabica cultivar ET-39 chromosome 11e, Coffea Arabica ET-39 HiFi, whole genome shotgun sequence window:
- the LOC113719652 gene encoding uncharacterized protein — protein MLSREAPELVEQIGLNENKLEKFLDESDFYNSWEDLRHNSALLPCREAVRDLLQSCRELKDAMNFFREVGTESAFLSQHLKFLLSFAELCGRSNDWRCCQFVRGIMDVADKALEELECADKYGLRLEMREFKSNVYASAKLVTENCIEKKAKKFFDGKNGKRLVLLETLGMLHSFTEEIDTTLGREDPQSHNASFGRTGFPSLSMIRDKFARGDLPSLPLTYYLRAFPLVEVRKRRRVK, from the coding sequence ATGCTATCAAGAGAAGCGCCAGAATTAGTAGAACAGATTGGTTTAAATGAGAATAAGCTGGAGAAATTTCTTGATGAATCTGACTTCTACAACTCCTGGGAAGATTTACGCCACAATTCAGCCTTACTACCTTGTCGTGAGGCGGTGAGGGATCTGCTTCAGTCTTGTCGAGAACTCAAAGACGCCATGAACTTTTTCCGTGAAGTGGGTACTGAGTCAGCTTTTCTCAGCCAACATCTAAAGTTCTTGCTGAGCTTTGCAGAGCTGTGCGGGCGTTCCAATGATTGGCGTTGTTGCCAATTTGTGAGAGGCATCATGGATGTTGCTGACAAAGCTCTTGAGGAGCTGGAATGTGCAGATAAATATGGTCTTAGATTAGAGATGCGGGAATTTAAATCAAATGTATATGCTTCAGCTAAGCTTGTAACGGAAAATTGTATCGAGAAGAAGGCCAAGAAATTTTTTGATGGGAAAAATGGGAAGCGATTGGTTTTGTTGGAGACTTTAGGAATGCTTCATTCCTTCACGGAAGAGATCGATACGACTCTTGGCAGGGAAGATCCTCAATCGCATAACGCTTCCTTTGGAAGAACTGGTTTTCCTTCACTGTCTATGATTCGCGACAAATTTGCTAGGGGAGATCTTCCTTCACTGCCTCTCACATATTATCTACGTGCTTTTCCTTTAGTTGAagtaagaaaaagaagaagagttaAATAG